The following coding sequences lie in one Kribbella sp. NBC_00709 genomic window:
- the pnuC gene encoding nicotinamide riboside transporter PnuC — MNPIDWLLHSQVTIAGSPVLVREIVGNVFGLASALFGMRRLVAAWPVGIVGNVLLFTVFVGGIFDTPQDKDLWGQAGRQVFFALISLYGWYRWYQTRHQGAANGVQPRWATTRERIELLGLAVVLYAISYFVLRALGSWGPQWDAWILTGSILATYGMARGFVEFWLIWVAVDVVGVPLLVQAKFYPSASMYVVYGLFCVIGFASWWKIQNRERTATPEPVVVG, encoded by the coding sequence GTGAACCCGATCGACTGGCTGTTGCACTCCCAGGTGACGATCGCCGGGTCGCCGGTGCTGGTCCGGGAGATCGTCGGCAATGTGTTCGGTCTGGCCAGCGCCCTGTTCGGCATGCGCCGGCTGGTCGCGGCGTGGCCGGTCGGCATCGTCGGCAACGTGCTGCTGTTCACGGTCTTCGTCGGCGGGATCTTCGACACCCCGCAGGACAAGGACCTCTGGGGCCAGGCCGGCCGTCAGGTGTTCTTCGCGCTGATCAGCCTGTACGGGTGGTACCGCTGGTACCAGACCCGGCATCAAGGTGCCGCCAACGGCGTACAGCCGCGGTGGGCGACGACGCGGGAACGGATCGAGCTGCTCGGCCTCGCGGTCGTGCTGTACGCGATCTCGTACTTCGTTCTGCGCGCGCTCGGCTCGTGGGGCCCGCAGTGGGATGCGTGGATCCTGACCGGGTCGATCCTGGCGACGTACGGGATGGCCCGCGGGTTCGTCGAGTTCTGGCTGATCTGGGTCGCGGTCGACGTGGTCGGCGTACCCCTGCTGGTACAGGCGAAGTTCTATCCGTCGGCGTCGATGTACGTCGTGTACGGACTGTTCTGCGTGATCGGGTTCGCGTCCTGGTGGAAGATCCAGAACCGCGAGCGGACGGCAACTCCGGAACCGGTGGTGGTGGGTTAG
- a CDS encoding riboflavin synthase: MFTGIIEELGTVESLDLLDGDAARLTIRGPKVTEDAGHGDSIAVNGCCLTVVEYGDGVFTADVMRETLQRTSLGGLEKGSSVNLERAVTAHARLGGHIVQGHVDGTGTIASRSPGEHWEDVRVATTPEILKYIAEKGSIAVDGVSLTVTDVDDASGTFGISLIPTTLELTVLGRNTVGETVNLEVDVIAKYVERLIAGGNVTDNGGEQ; the protein is encoded by the coding sequence ATGTTCACCGGCATCATCGAAGAACTCGGCACGGTCGAGTCCCTGGACCTGCTCGACGGCGACGCCGCGCGGCTCACGATCCGCGGGCCGAAGGTGACCGAGGACGCCGGCCACGGCGACTCGATCGCGGTCAACGGCTGTTGCCTGACGGTGGTGGAGTACGGCGACGGCGTGTTCACGGCCGACGTGATGCGCGAGACACTGCAGCGCACCAGCCTCGGCGGCCTCGAGAAGGGCTCGTCGGTCAACCTGGAGCGCGCCGTCACCGCACACGCGCGGCTGGGTGGGCACATCGTGCAAGGGCACGTCGACGGCACCGGCACGATCGCCTCGCGCAGTCCGGGGGAGCACTGGGAGGACGTCCGCGTCGCGACGACGCCGGAGATCCTCAAGTACATCGCCGAGAAGGGCTCGATCGCGGTCGACGGGGTGTCGCTGACGGTGACCGATGTCGACGACGCGTCCGGGACGTTCGGGATCAGCCTGATCCCGACGACGCTCGAGCTGACCGTTCTCGGCCGGAACACGGTGGGCGAGACCGTCAACCTCGAGGTCGACGTGATCGCGAAATATGTCGAGAGACTCATTGCCGGAGGCAACGTGACGGACAACGGAGGCGAGCAGTGA
- the ribD gene encoding bifunctional diaminohydroxyphosphoribosylaminopyrimidine deaminase/5-amino-6-(5-phosphoribosylamino)uracil reductase RibD: MSNASPIDVAWMRRAVELAAKGVGSTHPNPVVGCVVTGPDGHPVGEGFHAVAGGPHAEVEALRMAGPRARGGTAYVTLEPCNHTGRTGPCADALIEAEVARVVYAVPDPNRTAAGGAEKLARKNIAVVQGVLRDEAEAVNYVWLHSVRTGRPFVTWKFATTLDGRSAAPDRTSKWITGPIARADVHRQRAECDAIAVGTQTVLDDDPELTVRDENDVPAARQPLRVVVGDREVPPTARVRNDRAETLLLPTHDPAEVLRQLDDRQIRHLWLEGGPTLAAAFVRAGLVDQIVAYVAPAVLGSGFAAVGDLGAESIDHLRRFKLADVSRLGDDVRLTLVPLEGK, translated from the coding sequence GTGAGTAACGCTTCGCCGATTGATGTCGCGTGGATGCGGCGTGCGGTCGAGTTGGCCGCGAAAGGTGTCGGCAGCACCCATCCGAACCCGGTGGTCGGTTGTGTCGTGACCGGCCCGGACGGGCATCCGGTCGGCGAGGGCTTCCACGCCGTTGCCGGTGGCCCGCATGCCGAGGTCGAGGCGCTCCGGATGGCGGGGCCGCGAGCCCGCGGCGGTACGGCGTACGTCACGCTGGAGCCGTGTAATCACACCGGCCGCACCGGCCCGTGCGCCGACGCCCTGATCGAGGCCGAGGTCGCTCGCGTCGTGTACGCCGTCCCGGACCCGAACCGCACCGCGGCCGGCGGCGCCGAGAAGCTGGCCAGGAAGAACATCGCGGTCGTCCAAGGCGTACTGCGGGACGAGGCCGAGGCGGTCAACTACGTCTGGCTGCACAGTGTCCGGACGGGGCGCCCGTTCGTCACCTGGAAGTTCGCGACCACGCTCGACGGACGGTCCGCCGCGCCCGACAGGACGAGCAAGTGGATCACCGGCCCGATCGCGCGCGCCGACGTCCACCGGCAGCGTGCGGAGTGCGACGCGATCGCCGTCGGCACCCAGACCGTGCTGGACGACGACCCTGAGCTCACGGTTCGTGACGAGAACGACGTACCGGCGGCGCGGCAGCCGCTGCGGGTCGTCGTCGGCGACCGGGAGGTCCCGCCGACCGCGCGGGTCCGCAACGACCGCGCGGAGACGCTGCTGCTGCCGACCCATGATCCCGCCGAGGTGCTCCGGCAGCTGGACGACCGGCAGATCCGGCACCTCTGGCTCGAGGGCGGCCCGACCCTGGCCGCCGCTTTCGTCCGCGCCGGTCTGGTCGACCAGATCGTCGCGTACGTCGCTCCGGCCGTGCTCGGTTCCGGGTTCGCCGCGGTCGGTGATCTCGGCGCGGAATCGATCGACCACCTGCGGCGGTTCAAGCTAGCGGACGTCAGCCGCCTGGGCGACGACGTCCGGCTGACCCTGGTTCCCCTGGAAGGAAAGTAG
- a CDS encoding MFS transporter codes for MGSTVVTGARRDQVRLMVAALAITTTVGYGVLSYAFSALLGPMSADLSISTTTAVGASTTAVLMSGLMSIPVGRRLDVRGGRGLMSSGSVLAAIAVLGWSQVQNVVQLYAAFVVIGVACAMVLYPPAFAVVVAVAAPAARTNSILTITLVGGLASSIFLPLTGYLAHAHGWRTALIILSGTLAAITFPLHFLAVRPGRPQPHVTEQAEVGGQLGVRPEPGSGPDAGAGPEAGVRRIASPARVLRDPGFWVLAGAFVVHSAALAVIAVHLVLYLVSLGHPPARAASLAGLLGLLSVTGRLVTSVSARWLPMATITSLILFVQAIAIALLPVVGRHVGGVVGCLVLFGLGFGVSSIATPAILLDRYGADGFGTIAGMLGTPTTIAKALGPLGGAGLADAFGYRPLVLAVAVACAVAAVALACTGGSPQDRIRRRDRIG; via the coding sequence ATGGGTTCGACAGTGGTCACTGGGGCGCGACGTGACCAGGTGCGGCTGATGGTGGCTGCGCTGGCGATCACGACGACCGTTGGGTACGGCGTACTCAGCTACGCGTTCAGTGCGTTGCTCGGACCGATGAGTGCCGACCTATCCATCTCCACCACCACAGCGGTCGGGGCGTCGACTACCGCCGTACTGATGAGTGGTCTGATGTCGATCCCGGTTGGTCGGCGGCTCGACGTCCGGGGTGGGCGTGGGCTCATGTCGAGCGGGTCGGTGCTCGCTGCGATCGCCGTACTGGGGTGGTCGCAGGTGCAGAACGTTGTGCAGTTGTACGCCGCGTTTGTTGTGATCGGTGTTGCGTGCGCGATGGTCTTGTATCCGCCTGCGTTCGCGGTCGTGGTTGCCGTTGCTGCGCCGGCCGCTCGGACCAACTCCATCCTCACCATCACGCTGGTTGGTGGGTTGGCCAGTTCGATCTTTCTCCCGCTGACCGGGTACCTCGCTCACGCTCACGGCTGGCGTACTGCACTGATCATCCTGTCCGGCACCCTCGCCGCAATCACCTTCCCGCTCCACTTCCTCGCCGTCCGCCCCGGCCGGCCGCAACCGCACGTCACCGAGCAAGCGGAGGTCGGCGGGCAGTTGGGTGTGCGGCCGGAGCCTGGCTCGGGTCCGGACGCTGGTGCGGGGCCCGAGGCCGGCGTGCGGCGGATCGCATCGCCGGCGCGGGTGTTGCGGGATCCGGGGTTTTGGGTGTTGGCGGGGGCGTTTGTGGTGCACAGTGCTGCGCTGGCGGTGATCGCGGTTCACCTGGTGCTGTACCTGGTCAGTCTCGGGCATCCGCCGGCGCGGGCGGCGAGTCTCGCGGGGTTGCTCGGGCTGTTGTCGGTGACCGGGCGGCTGGTGACGAGCGTGTCCGCGCGGTGGTTGCCGATGGCGACGATCACCTCGTTGATCCTGTTCGTGCAGGCGATCGCGATCGCGCTGCTGCCGGTCGTCGGACGGCATGTCGGGGGAGTGGTCGGGTGCCTGGTGCTGTTCGGGCTCGGGTTCGGGGTGTCGTCGATCGCGACACCGGCGATTCTGCTCGACCGGTACGGCGCGGACGGGTTCGGGACGATCGCCGGGATGCTGGGTACGCCGACCACGATCGCGAAGGCGCTCGGACCACTCGGGGGCGCGGGGCTGGCCGACGCGTTCGGGTACCGGCCGCTGGTTCTCGCGGTCGCGGTGGCGTGCGCGGTGGCGGCGGTCGCGCTGGCCTGCACCGGCGGATCGCCCCAAGACCGGATCAGGCGACGGGACCGGATCGGGTGA
- a CDS encoding protein kinase domain-containing protein has translation MEAFAGRYRLIDLVGTGGMGSVWRAWDLRRSAYVAAKVLGQHDAATLLRFVREQSLRIEHPHVVAPHGWAADDDKVVFAMELVRGGSVATLLGDHGPLPESYVAVLVDQLLHGLSAVHAARIVHRDVKPANLLLDATGTGRPHLRLSDFGVAGLLDEPRMTRHSTILGTPGYLAPEQLAGADPDPRQDLYAVGAVTVELLTGERPGIDGKLPELDGNLGEFVRRMTAKNPSDRPESAASAGRLLAATGAVPPPGTDPWIQDPDAPEVFDQLPPLPPDWTPVGPRTRHEQPVPPAVPPPTSAGRSAATSARVVARTPAPVPDGRSATPSMESGATASMRTGAPAPAAMGDVAPAPMDGIAPASAVTDDVAPAPAIRRHGVVGRSGRVLRVVAVGCFVGAVGLLGSAAWLLFR, from the coding sequence GTGGAGGCGTTTGCTGGGCGGTATCGGCTGATCGACCTTGTCGGGACCGGAGGTATGGGGTCGGTCTGGCGGGCGTGGGACCTGCGGCGGTCGGCGTACGTGGCCGCGAAGGTGCTGGGGCAGCATGATGCGGCGACCTTGCTGCGGTTCGTGCGGGAGCAGTCGCTGCGGATCGAGCACCCACACGTGGTTGCGCCGCACGGGTGGGCTGCGGATGACGACAAGGTCGTATTCGCGATGGAGCTGGTGCGGGGCGGGTCGGTCGCGACGCTGCTCGGTGATCACGGTCCGCTCCCCGAGTCGTACGTCGCTGTCCTGGTCGATCAGTTGTTGCACGGTCTGTCCGCGGTGCATGCGGCGCGGATCGTGCACCGCGATGTGAAGCCGGCCAACCTCCTGCTCGACGCGACCGGTACTGGGCGACCGCATCTGCGCCTGTCGGATTTCGGCGTCGCCGGGTTGCTCGACGAACCGCGGATGACCCGCCACAGCACCATCCTCGGCACGCCCGGGTACCTCGCTCCCGAGCAGTTGGCAGGCGCCGATCCCGACCCGCGCCAGGACCTGTACGCCGTCGGAGCCGTAACAGTCGAACTCCTCACCGGCGAACGCCCTGGCATCGATGGCAAACTTCCCGAGCTCGACGGAAACCTGGGCGAGTTCGTTCGCCGCATGACGGCGAAGAATCCGTCCGACCGGCCCGAGTCCGCCGCGTCCGCGGGGCGCCTCTTGGCCGCGACCGGCGCTGTACCTCCGCCGGGAACTGATCCGTGGATCCAGGACCCTGACGCCCCGGAAGTATTCGATCAGCTCCCGCCTCTCCCACCGGACTGGACTCCCGTGGGCCCGCGGACCCGCCACGAGCAGCCGGTACCGCCCGCCGTTCCACCGCCCACCTCTGCCGGGCGATCCGCTGCGACATCCGCACGAGTCGTCGCGCGCACTCCCGCACCCGTCCCGGACGGCCGGTCTGCCACGCCGTCCATGGAGAGCGGAGCCACCGCGTCGATGCGGACCGGCGCGCCGGCCCCCGCTGCCATGGGTGACGTTGCGCCTGCGCCCATGGATGGCATTGCGCCGGCCTCTGCGGTCACGGATGACGTTGCGCCGGCGCCTGCGATCAGGCGGCACGGTGTGGTTGGGCGGTCGGGGCGGGTACTACGGGTGGTTGCGGTTGGGTGTTTTGTGGGGGCTGTCGGGTTGTTGGGGAGTGCGGCCTGGTTGTTGTTTCGGTGA
- a CDS encoding dihydrofolate reductase family protein: MSASLTFDIFSSFDGYGSPSGSYGGYWGKQGPEFLEHRFAQFGEEQRLVLGGNTFRLFAAMLASVPEGAEAGDPWVGRMRNLPTTVVSNTLQGPLDWPDATVLSGDPVKAVARLKEESDLPLRSHGSLTLNRALLSAGLIDRVQVTIFPVINNRGQGVDDRIFEGTGDFDLELIESHTFDGHIQQVTYRPTPHS, translated from the coding sequence GTGAGCGCCAGCTTGACCTTTGACATCTTTTCCAGCTTCGACGGATACGGCTCGCCCAGCGGTTCGTACGGCGGCTACTGGGGGAAGCAGGGCCCGGAGTTCCTTGAACACCGGTTCGCGCAGTTCGGCGAGGAGCAGCGGCTGGTTCTCGGCGGCAACACGTTCCGGTTGTTCGCGGCGATGCTGGCTTCGGTTCCGGAGGGGGCCGAGGCGGGCGATCCGTGGGTCGGTCGAATGCGGAACCTGCCGACGACAGTCGTGTCGAACACGCTGCAAGGTCCGCTCGACTGGCCGGATGCGACCGTCCTCAGCGGCGATCCGGTCAAGGCTGTTGCCAGGCTGAAGGAGGAGTCGGATCTGCCGCTGCGCTCGCACGGCAGCCTGACCCTGAACCGGGCGCTGCTCTCCGCCGGCCTGATCGACCGCGTCCAGGTGACGATCTTCCCGGTGATCAACAACCGGGGCCAGGGCGTCGACGACCGCATCTTCGAGGGCACGGGCGACTTCGACCTGGAGCTCATCGAGAGCCACACCTTCGACGGCCACATCCAGCAGGTCACCTACCGCCCCACCCCGCACTCCTGA
- a CDS encoding vWA domain-containing protein codes for MTTQQGHRRRPAVWALLAITLTAVLAGLTTGSALADPAPSGGKLVLVLDSSGSMKEPAGDGQTKIAAARTALTQVVSKLPSAAEVGLRVYGATVFKRTQAGACTDTQLTVPIGTSNRPQLQAAIAKYKPFGETPIGYALQQAAKDLGPVGQRTIVLVSDGEATCAPDPCVVAKSIAKQGIDLKIDVVGFRVGGKARTQLQCVAREGRGDYYDADSTIDLEAGLDRLSTRAFRPFRISGTPVQGAAQQEGAPVLAPGHYSDTFGVDDTSKHYLLKRTMTGSTLRAGVSFRRPSGGSLVIQTEVRINTLTGEQCGWSYPRGFDGDQGLATGTAASWSKYKKKNDECAESDQLVLTVNPGKDFRELKGVPYELRIDEEPPVDDTASLPAAAGDPVWVPMAGSTPREIVPGSSFPDAPLLQPGSYKTTLMPGELQLYKVKADWGQRIQAQVTVPELAGATAEALDGIRYLDTALISPIGEDVYAVFSKKVPGGGYTRGVLTKRGLVKGVTNKEIRYLNRNGANNQDTGTSTPGEYYIAVSLTRKDDDKAFAIPLTLTVGLEGTAGAGKPTYVDGATPVSGDSVTPTPTAEPSETPAGDKGDKTEAGGPVQGSSDSDDGTPVGLIAGLGGGGAALLVIGVFAVLRLRKKPAIAQPGATSWQHGPHQHPNPQYPNQGPQYPDQGGQQPPQQPPHR; via the coding sequence ATGACGACTCAGCAGGGACACCGCCGCCGCCCAGCGGTGTGGGCGCTCCTCGCCATCACACTGACCGCGGTGCTGGCCGGTTTGACCACCGGGAGCGCTCTGGCCGACCCCGCTCCGTCCGGCGGCAAACTCGTCCTGGTGCTCGACTCGTCCGGCTCGATGAAGGAGCCGGCCGGGGATGGGCAGACGAAGATCGCCGCGGCCCGGACTGCTCTGACCCAGGTGGTCAGCAAGCTCCCGTCGGCTGCCGAGGTCGGCCTGCGGGTGTATGGCGCGACCGTGTTCAAGCGCACCCAGGCCGGTGCCTGCACCGACACCCAGCTGACCGTCCCGATCGGCACGAGCAACCGGCCACAGCTGCAGGCCGCGATCGCGAAGTACAAGCCGTTCGGCGAGACTCCGATCGGCTATGCGCTGCAGCAGGCGGCCAAGGACCTCGGCCCCGTCGGTCAGCGCACCATCGTGCTGGTCTCCGACGGTGAGGCCACCTGCGCGCCGGATCCCTGTGTGGTGGCGAAGTCCATCGCCAAGCAGGGCATCGACCTGAAGATCGATGTGGTCGGTTTCCGTGTCGGCGGGAAGGCGCGCACCCAGCTCCAGTGCGTCGCCCGGGAAGGCCGCGGCGACTACTACGACGCCGACTCGACCATCGACCTCGAGGCGGGGTTGGACCGGCTGTCCACGCGAGCCTTCCGCCCGTTCCGGATCTCCGGGACGCCGGTCCAGGGTGCGGCGCAGCAGGAAGGAGCGCCGGTGCTGGCCCCGGGCCACTATTCCGACACGTTCGGGGTGGACGACACCTCGAAGCACTACCTGCTCAAGCGGACCATGACCGGCTCGACCCTGCGGGCCGGAGTGAGTTTCCGGCGCCCGTCGGGCGGCAGCCTCGTCATCCAGACCGAGGTGCGGATCAACACGCTCACCGGCGAGCAATGTGGCTGGAGCTATCCGCGAGGGTTCGACGGCGATCAGGGCCTTGCCACCGGGACCGCCGCGAGCTGGTCGAAGTACAAGAAGAAGAACGACGAGTGCGCCGAGTCCGACCAGCTGGTCCTGACCGTGAACCCGGGCAAGGACTTCCGGGAGCTCAAGGGCGTGCCCTACGAGCTGCGGATCGACGAGGAGCCGCCCGTCGACGACACCGCCAGCCTCCCGGCGGCGGCCGGTGACCCGGTCTGGGTTCCGATGGCCGGCTCGACCCCGCGGGAGATCGTTCCCGGTTCCAGCTTCCCGGACGCGCCGCTGCTCCAGCCCGGCAGCTACAAGACGACGCTGATGCCGGGAGAGTTGCAGCTCTACAAGGTCAAGGCCGACTGGGGACAGCGGATCCAGGCGCAGGTCACGGTGCCGGAGCTGGCCGGTGCCACGGCCGAAGCCCTCGATGGCATCCGTTACCTGGACACAGCGCTGATCTCACCGATCGGTGAGGACGTGTACGCCGTGTTCTCGAAGAAGGTGCCGGGTGGCGGGTACACGCGTGGCGTGCTCACCAAGCGGGGTCTGGTCAAGGGCGTCACGAACAAGGAGATCCGGTACCTGAACCGCAATGGCGCGAACAATCAGGACACCGGCACCTCGACTCCCGGTGAGTACTACATCGCCGTGTCGCTGACCAGGAAGGACGATGACAAGGCGTTCGCGATCCCGCTGACGCTGACCGTCGGTCTGGAGGGGACCGCCGGCGCCGGGAAGCCGACGTACGTCGACGGCGCGACTCCGGTCTCGGGCGACTCGGTCACCCCGACCCCGACTGCCGAGCCCTCTGAGACCCCTGCGGGCGACAAGGGTGACAAGACCGAGGCCGGTGGGCCGGTCCAGGGCAGCTCGGACTCGGACGACGGCACCCCCGTCGGCCTGATCGCCGGCCTCGGCGGTGGCGGCGCCGCCCTGCTGGTGATCGGAGTATTCGCGGTGCTCCGCCTGCGCAAGAAGCCGGCCATCGCGCAACCGGGTGCGACATCGTGGCAGCACGGGCCACACCAACACCCGAACCCGCAGTATCCGAACCAGGGCCCGCAGTACCCGGACCAGGGTGGCCAGCAGCCACCTCAGCAACCGCCGCACCGCTAA
- a CDS encoding DNA-binding protein has protein sequence MDQTAHNLQQQIELYGEPLGETVRRVMGPLGLTQGGLAQVIGLSAPMLSQLVSAQRVKIGNPAVMSRLRAASELADLAIASEIWPHEIPDAIDRIRATSGALTTSGQTKQAPSAGGAPPYATPPGLDAQPPGGAGANVASGMHSAWPTGAAMPSDEGGPAPRVVVRAIQDLLREVASADEIQRAAAVIATESPALAELLLAYGTGRTADALAHYEEHHG, from the coding sequence ATGGACCAGACAGCGCACAACCTCCAGCAGCAGATCGAGTTGTACGGCGAGCCGCTCGGAGAGACTGTACGACGCGTCATGGGGCCACTCGGACTGACCCAAGGCGGGCTCGCGCAGGTGATCGGGCTGTCGGCGCCGATGCTGTCGCAGTTGGTGAGCGCCCAGCGGGTGAAGATCGGCAACCCGGCGGTGATGTCACGACTACGGGCGGCGTCGGAGCTGGCCGACCTGGCGATCGCGAGCGAGATCTGGCCGCACGAGATTCCGGATGCGATCGACCGGATCCGCGCGACCAGCGGTGCGCTCACCACATCCGGGCAGACCAAGCAGGCGCCGTCCGCAGGCGGAGCGCCGCCGTACGCGACACCACCAGGCCTCGATGCCCAACCGCCGGGTGGCGCCGGGGCGAACGTTGCGTCCGGCATGCATTCCGCGTGGCCCACCGGAGCTGCGATGCCGTCGGACGAGGGTGGCCCAGCGCCGCGGGTCGTCGTGCGGGCGATCCAGGATCTCCTGCGCGAGGTTGCGTCGGCCGACGAGATCCAGCGCGCGGCCGCCGTCATCGCGACGGAGTCGCCGGCGCTGGCCGAGTTACTGCTGGCGTACGGGACCGGCAGGACCGCGGATGCCCTTGCGCACTATGAAGAACATCACGGCTGA
- a CDS encoding substrate-binding periplasmic protein, giving the protein MAGAITLAVSMVACGSDQDDAADGPDLGLMKAGTLRIGTLTDAPPNVYVKDGKFTGFDNDLITAVAAKLNLKPEFVGTDFSALLSQVNGGQFDLGSSSITITEARKKTVAFSNGYDFGYLGLNTTKSSGITSFDQLQGKRVVVVQGTVQDDYATGKNLNPVRVPNYNAALGQLKAGTADAWVSPAEIGEKMAKEQGGGTVILAAKELSDAPMAFAVAKNNDKLREAVNKALDEVIADGTWTKLVEQYYPGRAVPANFKPGSGSVKFTVPKATTSAAAAG; this is encoded by the coding sequence GTGGCGGGAGCGATCACTCTCGCGGTGTCGATGGTTGCCTGCGGCAGCGATCAGGACGACGCCGCGGACGGGCCCGATCTCGGGCTGATGAAGGCCGGCACGTTGCGGATCGGCACGCTGACCGACGCGCCGCCGAACGTGTACGTGAAGGACGGCAAGTTCACCGGGTTCGACAACGACCTGATCACCGCGGTGGCGGCGAAGCTGAACCTCAAGCCGGAGTTCGTCGGGACCGACTTCTCCGCGCTGCTCTCGCAGGTGAACGGCGGCCAGTTCGACCTCGGCAGCTCGTCGATCACGATCACCGAGGCACGCAAGAAGACAGTTGCCTTCAGCAATGGATATGACTTCGGCTACCTCGGGCTGAACACCACCAAGAGCTCCGGTATCACCTCGTTCGACCAGCTCCAGGGCAAGCGGGTGGTTGTCGTCCAGGGCACTGTCCAGGACGACTACGCGACCGGCAAGAACCTCAACCCGGTCCGCGTGCCGAACTACAACGCCGCGCTCGGCCAGCTCAAGGCGGGGACGGCGGACGCCTGGGTCTCCCCCGCCGAGATCGGCGAGAAGATGGCCAAGGAGCAGGGCGGCGGCACGGTCATCCTGGCTGCCAAGGAGCTGAGCGACGCGCCGATGGCGTTCGCGGTCGCCAAGAACAACGACAAGCTCCGGGAGGCCGTCAACAAGGCGCTCGACGAGGTGATCGCCGACGGCACCTGGACCAAGCTGGTCGAGCAGTACTACCCCGGTCGCGCGGTACCGGCGAACTTCAAGCCCGGCTCCGGCAGCGTCAAGTTCACCGTGCCCAAGGCGACCACGTCCGCGGCAGCAGCCGGCTGA
- a CDS encoding amino acid ABC transporter permease, which produces MDIWSTLSDTFLDWESMKAVLPEMLKVGLVNTLILAAASVVLGTVLGMIVAVLALSSKPWLRWPAKIYTDIFRGLPAILTILLIGQGLSPITRHWWGPNPYPLGILALSLIAAAYIGEIFRSGIQSVEEGQLEAARALGFSYTSGMRLVVIPQGVRRVLPALVNQFIALVKESSLVYFLGLLASQRELFRIGQDAAATNGNLSPLLLAGLFYLIITVPLTHLVNHFDKRLREGRPTEKEDVKLEELAHANH; this is translated from the coding sequence ATGGATATCTGGTCCACCCTGAGTGACACCTTCCTCGACTGGGAGTCGATGAAGGCGGTCCTGCCCGAGATGCTGAAGGTAGGACTGGTCAACACTCTGATCCTGGCGGCCGCCTCGGTCGTGCTGGGCACTGTGCTCGGCATGATCGTGGCGGTCCTCGCCCTGTCCAGCAAGCCGTGGCTGCGCTGGCCGGCGAAGATCTACACCGACATCTTCCGCGGCCTGCCCGCGATCCTGACCATCCTGCTGATCGGCCAGGGCTTGTCCCCCATCACCCGGCACTGGTGGGGACCGAACCCGTATCCGCTCGGCATCCTCGCGCTCTCCCTGATCGCCGCCGCGTACATCGGCGAGATCTTCCGCTCCGGTATCCAGAGCGTGGAGGAGGGCCAGCTCGAGGCCGCCCGCGCGCTCGGGTTCAGCTACACCAGCGGGATGCGGCTGGTCGTCATCCCACAAGGTGTACGGCGGGTGCTGCCCGCGCTGGTGAACCAGTTCATCGCGCTGGTGAAGGAGTCCAGCCTCGTCTACTTCCTCGGCCTGCTGGCGAGTCAGCGCGAGCTGTTCCGCATCGGTCAGGACGCGGCCGCGACCAACGGCAACCTGTCCCCGTTGTTGCTCGCCGGCCTCTTCTACCTGATCATCACCGTGCCGCTGACCCACTTGGTGAACCACTTCGACAAGCGGCTGCGCGAAGGGCGGCCGACCGAGAAGGAAGATGTGAAGCTGGAGGAGCTCGCGCATGCAAACCATTGA
- a CDS encoding amino acid ABC transporter ATP-binding protein gives MQTIEAASLEVEGVELAFGTNKVLRGVDLAVPAGHTACVIGPSGSGKSTLLRAINRLLEPDAGDVRLGGESVLRGDPDVLRRRIGMVFQHFNLFPHKTVIDNITLPLRKIKKLDTDAAQAAARAQLELVGLAEKAGARPGNLSGGQQQRVAIARALAMKPEVMLFDEATSALDPELVKGVLALMADLAQAGMTMVVVTHEMGFAREVADQVAFMDHGVVVESGVPEQLFTDADSPRLRQFLSQVL, from the coding sequence ATGCAAACCATTGAGGCCGCGAGCCTGGAGGTCGAGGGCGTCGAGCTGGCGTTCGGGACCAACAAGGTCCTGCGCGGCGTGGATCTCGCCGTACCGGCCGGGCACACCGCCTGCGTGATCGGGCCGTCCGGCTCCGGCAAGTCGACGTTGCTGCGCGCGATCAACCGGTTGCTCGAGCCGGACGCCGGCGACGTGCGGCTGGGCGGCGAGTCGGTGCTGCGCGGTGATCCCGACGTACTGCGGCGCCGGATCGGGATGGTGTTCCAGCACTTCAACCTGTTCCCGCACAAGACCGTGATCGACAACATCACGCTCCCGCTGCGCAAGATCAAGAAGCTCGACACCGACGCCGCGCAGGCCGCGGCCCGTGCGCAGCTCGAGCTCGTCGGCCTCGCGGAGAAGGCTGGGGCGCGACCCGGAAACCTGTCCGGCGGCCAGCAGCAGCGGGTCGCGATCGCGCGGGCGCTCGCGATGAAGCCCGAGGTGATGCTGTTCGACGAGGCGACGTCCGCGCTCGATCCCGAGCTGGTCAAGGGCGTCCTCGCGTTGATGGCGGACCTCGCCCAGGCGGGAATGACGATGGTCGTGGTCACCCACGAGATGGGGTTCGCGCGCGAGGTCGCGGACCAGGTCGCGTTCATGGATCACGGGGTGGTGGTCGAGTCCGGCGTACCGGAGCAGCTGTTCACCGACGCGGATTCGCCGCGGCTGCGGCAGTTCCTCTCCCAGGTGCTCTGA